A genome region from Microcella alkaliphila includes the following:
- the hrcA gene encoding heat-inducible transcriptional repressor HrcA: MVSDRALQVLRAIVQDYVSSREPVGSKALVERHQFGVSSATIRNDMALLEEEELIAAPHTSSGRVPTDKGYRMFVDQLAELRPLSAGQRQAIAQFLDQSIDLDDVFARTVRLLSQLTNQVALVQYPTLGNARVRHVEFVPMTATRLMTVFITDGGRVDQRIIELPLEADEVFVGELRAKVNALLDGRPLADVGGLADVLGEHFAPERRDAVRVVAEALVGHVDAHRQDRLVMAGAANLVRTEGDFAGSVYPVLEAIEEQVTLLKLFSEMELDSQAVAARIGRENAEALHEAAVVTSPYSMGADQSARLGVLGPTRMDYSNNMAAVRAVARYVSRLLGEDER; encoded by the coding sequence ATGGTGTCGGATCGAGCACTGCAGGTGCTTCGCGCCATCGTGCAGGACTACGTGTCCTCGCGAGAACCCGTGGGCTCGAAGGCCCTGGTCGAGCGTCACCAGTTCGGGGTGAGTTCGGCGACGATTCGCAACGACATGGCCCTTCTCGAGGAAGAAGAGTTGATCGCCGCGCCGCACACGTCCTCCGGCCGCGTTCCGACCGACAAGGGCTACCGGATGTTCGTCGACCAGCTCGCCGAGCTGCGGCCGCTGAGCGCTGGCCAGCGCCAGGCGATCGCGCAGTTCCTCGATCAGTCGATCGACCTTGACGACGTGTTTGCCCGCACCGTGCGCCTGCTCAGCCAGCTCACCAACCAGGTGGCGCTCGTGCAGTACCCGACGCTCGGCAATGCCCGCGTTCGTCACGTCGAGTTTGTGCCGATGACGGCGACCCGTCTCATGACGGTCTTCATCACCGACGGTGGGCGGGTCGACCAGCGCATCATCGAGCTTCCGCTCGAGGCCGACGAGGTGTTCGTCGGCGAATTGCGCGCGAAGGTCAACGCGCTTCTCGACGGCCGGCCGCTCGCGGACGTCGGCGGCCTCGCCGACGTTCTCGGCGAGCATTTCGCACCCGAGCGACGGGACGCCGTTCGCGTCGTCGCCGAGGCCCTCGTCGGCCACGTGGATGCGCACCGGCAAGATCGGCTCGTCATGGCGGGGGCGGCGAACCTCGTGCGCACAGAGGGCGACTTCGCCGGCAGCGTGTACCCGGTGCTCGAGGCCATTGAGGAGCAGGTGACCCTGCTCAAGCTCTTCAGCGAGATGGAACTCGACTCGCAGGCGGTCGCGGCTCGGATCGGCCGCGAGAATGCGGAGGCCCTGCACGAGGCGGCGGTTGTGACGTCGCCGTACAGCATGGGCGCAGATCAATCGGCGAGGCTGGGCGTTCTGGGCCCGACCCGCATGGACTATTCGAACAACATGGCAGCGGTACGCGCCGTCGCGCGCTATGTCAGCCGCCTACTGGGTGAGGACGAACGCTAA